Below is a window of Plasmodium gaboni strain SY75 chromosome 11, whole genome shotgun sequence DNA.
cctttcttctttaattaaggtttatatatttaagCAATACAAATTCCCAAAAtggaaaataaattatgatatagtcaaaaaaaatcaaaaccatatttttataaatcGAGTAAATGACtattttcaaaaattaATTGAGTCCTTAAGTAGGCTCTTCTGGAAAGGAAGAAAATGGAAAGGTAATATAGCACACATATAAAAGAACAATTAATTTTActcacatatatatatatttttaaatttatatgttttcattttatttttttttattttaaacATTTAGGTACTTATTGGCCAAGCAAATGGAAATGGTATCATAGACATGGCTATTGGGCAACGAGAAAAAAACTCCTAGACTTTGATAAATATAGGCCATACAGgtaaattataaaaaaagttattaaaatatttgtatatatgatatcattaataaataatttgttcattatggtgtttatatttattatcttgttattttttttttttttttttcaagGTATCATGAAGTTAAAGGttatggaaaaaaaaaattacaatTCTGGCAAGATCATTCTTATTATAGACCATTAAAACAAACTACCAAATTTTGGtaatttatatcatattgAATATgcaatattatattattatcatatcatatatagttatttatttattattattattttttttttttttctgtttccaacaat
It encodes the following:
- a CDS encoding hypothetical protein (conserved Plasmodium protein, unknown function), coding for MVIIKHQIDKSNVRFINIFNDCLSSLIKVYIFKQYKFPKWKINYDIVKKNQNHIFINRVNDYFQKLIESLSRLFWKGRKWKGTYWPSKWKWYHRHGYWATRKKLLDFDKYRPYRYHEVKGYGKKKLQFWQDHSYYRPLKQTTKFW